One genomic segment of Helianthus annuus cultivar XRQ/B chromosome 14, HanXRQr2.0-SUNRISE, whole genome shotgun sequence includes these proteins:
- the LOC110907768 gene encoding uncharacterized protein LOC110907768: protein MASANNDIAVLQPSGLFDDVIAQNTSFNANDVEYKYVYYLVNSIYPEWATLVKTLSCPDDGKRLYYKKKHESARKDFKRAFGVTKKIWSIIAQPSRIIEKSKMRNFMYMCIILHGMILEDSGRAFCVKSYDEGN, encoded by the coding sequence ATGGCTAGTGCAAACAATGATATCGCTGTTTTACAACCTTCGGGTCTTTTCGACGATGTGATAGCACAAAATACTTCATTCAATGCAAATGATGTGGAATATAAGTATGTGTATTATCTTGTAAACAGTATTTATCCGGAGTGGGCTACGTTGGTGAAAACCCTTTCGTGTCCAGATGACGGGAAACGATTGTATTACAAGAAAAAACATGAGTCGGCAAGAAAAGATTTCAAACGGGCTTTCGGTGTAACAAAAAAGATATGGTCTATCATTGCCCAACCATCAAGGATAATTGAAAAGAGTAAAATGAGAAACTTCATGTATATGTGCATCATCTTGCATGGTATGATATTGGAGGACTCGGGCAGAGCCTTTTGTGTAAAGAGTTATGATGAAGGTAACTAA